A segment of the Flavobacterium azooxidireducens genome:
ACATTATTCTTTTTACCATTGTATTTATTCTTGCTTTAGCTATTGGAATTTATATTGGAAAACTATTATTTACAGCTCAATCCAAATCGGAAAAATCAGGTTTGGAAGAACGAGTGAATGGACTTTTACTACAAATTGATCAATTAAAAATTCGCTTTCAGGAAGAGCAAAATCAATTCTCAAACAATTTAGAATTAGAAAGAAAAGACAAAGAAGAAATTCGTCGTGAAAAAGATTCCTTATCGATGCAACTCACCAAAAAAGAAGCCGATTTTGAAAATTTATGGCAACGTAACAAAGAACAAAAACAAGAAGTAGAAGAACTCCAAGAAAAATTTACGAAAGAATTTGAAAATTTAGCCAATAAAATTCTCGAAGAGAAAACAGTAAAATTTACCGAACAAAATAAGGAAAATTTAAAAAATATTTTATCGCCTTTACAGGAAAAAATTCAGCATTTTGAAAAGAAAGTCGAAGATACACACAAAGAAAGTATTGATTATCATGCTGCACTTCGTCAGCAAATTGTTGGGTTGAAAGAAATGAATGAGCAAATGAGTAAAGAAACGCTCAATTTGACCAAAGCGTTGAAAGGTGACAGCAAAATGCAAGGAAATTGGGGTGAATTAATTCTGGAACGCGTGCTCGAAAAATCCGGTTTAGAAAAAGGACGGGAATACCATGTGCAACAAAGTTTTCAAACCGAAGAAGGTAGTCGTGTTTTTCCGGATGTAGTAATTAGTTTACCTGATGGAAAGAAAATGATAGTGGATTCAAAAGTTTCTTTGACGGCTTATGAACGGTATGCCAATGAGGAAGATGATGTGCAAAAAGCATTGTTTTTAAGAGAACATATCAATTCTATCA
Coding sequences within it:
- the rmuC gene encoding DNA recombination protein RmuC, with protein sequence MSDIILFTIVFILALAIGIYIGKLLFTAQSKSEKSGLEERVNGLLLQIDQLKIRFQEEQNQFSNNLELERKDKEEIRREKDSLSMQLTKKEADFENLWQRNKEQKQEVEELQEKFTKEFENLANKILEEKTVKFTEQNKENLKNILSPLQEKIQHFEKKVEDTHKESIDYHAALRQQIVGLKEMNEQMSKETLNLTKALKGDSKMQGNWGELILERVLEKSGLEKGREYHVQQSFQTEEGSRVFPDVVISLPDGKKMIVDSKVSLTAYERYANEEDDVQKALFLREHINSIKRHVEQLSDKNYHDLYQMESPDFVLLFIPIESAFAIALNDDNSLYNKAFERNIIIVTPTTLLATLRTIDSMWTNQKQQENALEIARQAGALYDKFEGFVSDLIKIGKKMDEAKVEYGNAMGKLVEGKGNLVGSVERLRKMGAKAKKALPETILKRAGEEDGVGL